Sequence from the Cellulomonas fimi ATCC 484 genome:
CCCGGCCTGACCGCGGCGTCGCGTCCGGGGCGGAGTCGGCGCTGCTGGACCTCGCGGGCGCGCCGCACCGCTGAGCGCCGTCGGCACCGAGCGTCCCCGGTCCGCGCACGGCGGCTCGCCTAGGGGCGCACCGCTCCTCGCGTGCGTCGGAACCAGTCGGCGGCGAGGTCGACGAGCGCGCGCAGGGGGACGAGCCGCGCGGCCGCGTCGGCGACGGTCCCCGCGGTCTCGTGCCCCGACGCGGACACGACCGCGCCGACGGCCTCGAAGTCGGCGTCGTCGACGACCGGCTCGTCGAACCACACCCACTCCCGGGCGCCGTCGACGAGCAGCGGGGCCCCGTTGCGGACGGTCGGCAGCGCGAGCCCCGACCGGGCCTCGGCGAGGTGCAGCGCGGTGCACCTGTCGTAGCCGACGCCCAGCAGCAGGACGTGGGCGTCGAGGGCGTGCAGCGCAGCGAGCGGCGAGCCCTCGCCGACCGGGTCGTCGAGGTCGTGCCGGGCGAGCACCTCCGCGGCCCGCGGGCCGTGCGCGACGAACGAGCGGTGCGGGTGCGCCGAGCGGACCGTGCCGGGCAGGGTGCGCAGAGCCTCGGCGACGAGCCCCATGGTGCGCGTCGGCGTCCACGCGGGGTCGTAGGCGGGCAGCGCCGCCCGGACGTCGTCGTACCGGGACGGCGGCACGGACGGGTCCGCGAGGTACGCCGGGTCGCACAGCTGCCAGGACTGCGCCGGCATGACGAGGGTGCCGTCCGGCCCGAGGACGTCGAGCAGCGCGCGCACGACGGCCTGCTCGCCGCCGACGACCGTGCCGAGCCGCGACAGCGACGCGTGCACGAGCAGCACTCCCCCGGCCGCGACCCCGAGCCCGCGCAGGTCGCGCTCGAGGTCGGCCTGCAGGACGAGGGTCACGCCAGGCGCCAGACGCTGACGCCCGGGCCGTCGCCGCCGACGCGCAGCGCGTCGGTCGCGACGTCGAGCGTCCCGACGCCGTGCAGCCGCTCGGCCCGCGCCCCGGACAGCAGGTGGCGCGGCAGGGCCGCACCCGCCCACGGCGCGCGCGCGGCGACGACGAGCACGCGCTCGTCCGCCGTCTCGCGCAGGTAGACGAGCGCGTCGTCCTCGACGACGGCCCAGCGCAGGCCGCCCTCGCGCAGCGCGCGCGACGAGCGGCGCAGCGCGACGAGGGACCGGTAGACCTCGAACGTGCGCGCGTCCCAGCGCGGGCCGCCGCCCGCCTCGATCTGGTCCCACGGCATCGGCACGCGGCCGTGCTCGCCGTTGGTGCCGGTCGCGCCACCCTCGTCCCCCGCGAACAGCGCAGGCGTGCCCGGGTAGGTGAACAGCAGCCCGGCGGCGACCTCGACCAGGCGCGGGTCGCCGACGACGGTCCGCAGCCGCGGGGTGTCGTGCGAGCCGAGCATGTTCCACTGCCGGGCGGTGACCTTCCACGGCACGGTCGCGTCGAACTCGCGCATGGTCTCCACGACGGACCGGCCGTCCCGGCGCGGGATCGTCGTCGGGACGCCGAGGAAGTCGAGCGTCGTGGCCGGGTCGACGAGCCACGTCCACAGCGGCTTGGTGAACGCCGAGTAGTTCATGTTGACCTGCCAGCCCTCGCCGGTCAGGTCCCCCGCCGCGTCGTGGAAGTGCTCGGAGACGAGCACCGCGTCGGGGTTGAGGGCCGTCATGGTGGCGCGGACCGTGCGGGCGACCTGGTGCGTGAAGTCGTCGGACGCGTACCGGCCGGTCATGTTCGCGACGTCGATCCGCCAGCCGTCGAGCGCGAACGGCTCCGCGAGCCAGCGCCCGATCACCGAGTCGGGGCCGTCGACCATGCGCCGCGCGAGCGCCGAGCCGCCGTAGTTGAGCTTCGGCAGCGACGGGACGTCGAGCCACGCGACGTAGCCGAGGTCGGACTCCTTGTCCCAGTAGTAGAACTCGGCCTCCTCCGACGACCGGTCGCGCAGCGCACGCTCGAACCACTCGTGCGCGACGCCCGTGTGGTTGGTCGTGAAGTCGCCCACGAGGCGCATCCCGCGGCCGTGCAGCGCGCGGCGCAGCGAGACGAGCGCCTCGTCCCCGCCGAGCAGCGGGTCGACGTGGTCGAACGTGCTCGCGTCGTAGCGGTGGTTCGACTGCGACGGGAAGACGGGCGTGAGGTACACGGTGTCCACGCCGAGCCGCTGGAGGTGGTCGAGCCGCTGCTCGATGCCCAGCAGGTCGCCGCCGTACAGCTGCACGGGCGTCGACGGCCCCCGGCCGATCGGCTCGTCGTCCCAGTCCGCCGGCTGCGACCACTCGGGGAACGCCCGCTCGACGCCCGAGCGCGCGAACCGGTCGGGGAAGATCTGGTAGACGACCGCCGACGCCGTCCACGCGGGCGCCGGCTCGTGCACCGTGAGCCGGAAGTCGGCCGCGTCGGGCACGTCCCGGGAGAACAGCCCGCGGCCGTTGAGCCAGCGGTAGCCGCCGGGCTCGTCGAGCAGCGCGCGGTAGCTCGTCACGGGGTTGTGCACGGGGACGTCCGCGACGTACCAGCGCTCGTGCTCGTCGGCGCGCTCCAGCCGCGCCTGCACCATGCGCGGCTCGGCGTCGCGGACGGTGCGCACCCACAGCGCGCGCTCCGTGCCGGAGGCCGGCACCCGGAAGCGGACGGGCACGACGTCGCCGAGGTCCGGGGTGCCCTGCGGGACGTAGAGCTCGGAGCCGTCGTGGTGAGGCTGGTCGAGCAGGTGGTTCACGGTCATCCCTTCACCGCGCCCGTGGTCAGGCCGGAGACGATGTAGCGCTGCAGGAACTGGAACAGGAGCACGACGGGGATCGCGGCGAGCACGGCGCCGGCCGCGAACACGCCCCAGTACTCGGAGAACCGCTGGCTCACGTACTGGTAGAGGCCGACGGGCAGCGTCTGCGCGTCGGGGTCGACGAGCACGATCGAGGCGATGAGGAAGTCGGAGAACACCCCGACGAACGACAGCAGGCCGACGACCGCGAGGATCGGCGCCACGAGGCGCAGGATGATGCCGAAGAAGATCTGCGCGTGGCTCGCGCCGTCGATCTTGGCGGCCTCGTCGAGCTCCTTCGGGACGGTGTTGAAGAAGCCGTACATGAGGTACGTGTTCACGCCGAGCGCGCCGCCGAGGTACACGAGGATCAGCCCGAGCTGCGAGCCGAGGCCGATCGCCGGGAACACGTCGCGCAGCGTCACGAGCAGCAGGAAGATCGCGACGTACGCGAGCACCTGCGGGAACATCTGCACGAGCAGCAGGGACAGCAGCCCGCCCCGGCGGCCGGCGAACCGGAACCGCGAGAACGCGTACGCGGCGGCCGCGCCGAGCAGGACCGTCCCGACCGACGTCGTGGTCGCGATGACGATCGTGTTGACGAACCAGCGCGCGTACGGGTGCACCGGGTCGGTGAGCAGCTCGACGTAGTTGTCGAACGAGATGCTGGAGAACAGGCGGTTCGAGCCCGTCAGCGAGCCCGTCGGGTTCAGCGACGAGGACACGACGTAGAGGATCGGCACGAACGCGAACGCCAGGACGGCGACCGTCACCACGTGCCGCCAGCCGAGCTCGCGCCACCAGCGCAGGCCCTTCGGCGTCGTGTCGCGCTGCACCGGGACGGTCGCGTCGGTGGACGTGGGGGGCAGGGTCGTCGCAGCCATGTCAGATCAGGTCCTCGAGTGCGCGCGTCTTGCGGAAGGTGGCCGCCGAGATCGAGGCGACGATGAGGAAGATGAGGATCGACACCGCGCACGCCAGGCCGTACTGGCGGTTCACGCCGCCGAACGCGAGCCGGTAGACGAATGTGATGAGGATGTCGGTCGCGCCGACGTCGACCGGGGCCGACAGGTCGTCGGGACCCCCCTCGGTGAGCAGGTAGACGACGTTGAAGTTGTTGAAGTTGAACGCGAACGACGAGATGAGCAGCGGCGCGGTCGACACGAGCAGCAGCGGCATCGTCAGCGAGCGGAACATCCGCCACGGCTTGGCGCCGTCGATCTTCCCGGCCTCGTAGATCTCCTGCGGGATGGACTGCAGGGCGCCGGTGCAGATGAGGAACATGTAGGGGAACCCCAGCCACAGGTTGACCACGAGCACCGCGATCTTCGCGAGCCACGGGTCGGTGAGCCACGGGATGCTCGCGCCGCCGAGCAGCGTCGCGTTGACGAACCCGAAGTCGCGGTTGAGCATCCCCTGCCACACGAGCGCGGTGAGGAACGCCGGGAAGGCGTAGGGCACGATCAGCAGCGACCGGTACACCTTGCGCCCGCGCACCTTCGGGTGGTTGAGCACGATCGCCATGAACAGCCCGAGGCCGAACGTCGTGGCGACCGAGAGGATCGCGAACGCGAACGTCCACAGCAGCACCCCGACGAACGGCCCGGCGAGCGTGGAGTCGGAGAAGACGCGCGTGAAGTTGTCGAGACCGACGAAGACCTTCCAGCCGGTGCCCAGCTCCGTGCCGTCCTCGGACACGAACGACCCGACCTCCTGGTCGGCGGTGTAGACGTCGCCGGTGGCGGTGTTCGTGATGGTGCCGGCGGCCTCGTCCCACTCCATGGTCGAGACGTAGACGTAGCCCGTGGAGCCGTCGGGGGTGCGGACGCTGCCGTCGTTGGGGTCGTCGGAGAACGGGACGCGCAGCGCGAAGACCTCGTCCTGCCGCTCGAGCACCTGGGCGAACTGCAGCGTCTCCCAGCCCTCGACCGCGGTCACGCGCCCGCCCTCGACGGTCGCGTCGTCGGTGCGGTGCAGCGGCTCGTCGGCCGTGCCGACCTGGGCCTCGCCCTCGGTGTCGACGACCGCGAAGCCCAGCTCGTCGCCGGACAGGATCACGGTGAGCGGGTAGCTCGGCGAGTCGGGCAGGCGCGTCTCGTTCTGCACGAGGATCGCCTCGACGGCGTCCGCCTGGGTGGAGTTGTGCCCGTCGCCGTAGTTCGTGAACGCCGTCCAGCCGGTGTAGAGGACGACGAAGACCTGGTAGACGAGCAGGAAGAGCAGGCCGGGCACGAGGTACTTGGCCGGCATCATGCGCTTCGAGAAGTACACGACGTTGACGACCACGAGCGCCACGGCGAGGAACGCGACGATCCCCCACTGCGCGAGGGCTGCGGCGGCGAGGACCCCGTAGACGCCGAGCGCGTCGACGAGGGCGACCAGCACGAGCTTCACCCAGAACCCGCGGGTCATCTCCTGCCTGCTCCACCACGACCCGCCGGTCGCGCGGCCGGGAGGGCCGGGAGGTGGGGCGGGCGAGTCCGTGCGGGCAGGGCGGGTCGACGTGTCCGTCATGAGGAGGGCTCCGGGGATCGGCGGTGATCGGCGGGGGTCGGCGCGCGGCGTGGTCGCGCGCACGACGGGTGTCCCGCGCGCACGCGGGACGGTGGCCCGGCCGGACGCACCGGCCGGGCCACCGGGAGATCAGCTCGCGGCGATCTTCGTGGCGATCGCGACGCTCATCTGGTTCCACAGCGTCGTCGGGTCACCCTGCTGGTTGACGAGCGCGACCTCGGTGGCGCCCCAGTCGGACCAGACGGTGTCCATCGCGGGGATCGACGGCATCGGGACGCCGTCCTTGCCGACCTCGGCGAAGCCGGCGACGACCGGGTCGGAGCCGATCTCGTCGAGCGCCGACTGCAGCGCCGGGGCCCGGCCGCCCGCCTCGTACATGGCGAGCTGCACGTCCTTGGTGCCGAGGTAGTTGACGACGAACTCGTTCGCGAGGAGCGCGTTCTCGGACTTCGAGGAGATGAAGAAGCCCTGCACGCCGACGAACGGCTGCGACGGCTGCCCGCCCGCGGACGGCACCTTCTCGATCGCGACGTCGATGCCGGCGTTGACGAAGTCGCCCACGTTCCACGGGCCCGTGATCATGTAGGGCGCCTTGCCGGCGATGAACGCCTCCTTGGCGACGTCACCGGAGACCGAGGTGTTGAGGACGCCCTCGGCGCCGAGCTTGGAGACGTACGCGGCGAACGCACGGCCGCCGTCCGAGTCGAGGCCGAGCTGCGTGGCGTCGTACGCGCCGTCGCCGTCGGTGCCGAAGACGGGGGCGCCGAACGAGGTCTGCAGCGGGTACAGGTGGTACGGGTCGCCCGTCTTCTCGTCCTGCTGGACGAGG
This genomic interval carries:
- a CDS encoding glycoside hydrolase family 13 protein → MTVNHLLDQPHHDGSELYVPQGTPDLGDVVPVRFRVPASGTERALWVRTVRDAEPRMVQARLERADEHERWYVADVPVHNPVTSYRALLDEPGGYRWLNGRGLFSRDVPDAADFRLTVHEPAPAWTASAVVYQIFPDRFARSGVERAFPEWSQPADWDDEPIGRGPSTPVQLYGGDLLGIEQRLDHLQRLGVDTVYLTPVFPSQSNHRYDASTFDHVDPLLGGDEALVSLRRALHGRGMRLVGDFTTNHTGVAHEWFERALRDRSSEEAEFYYWDKESDLGYVAWLDVPSLPKLNYGGSALARRMVDGPDSVIGRWLAEPFALDGWRIDVANMTGRYASDDFTHQVARTVRATMTALNPDAVLVSEHFHDAAGDLTGEGWQVNMNYSAFTKPLWTWLVDPATTLDFLGVPTTIPRRDGRSVVETMREFDATVPWKVTARQWNMLGSHDTPRLRTVVGDPRLVEVAAGLLFTYPGTPALFAGDEGGATGTNGEHGRVPMPWDQIEAGGGPRWDARTFEVYRSLVALRRSSRALREGGLRWAVVEDDALVYLRETADERVLVVAARAPWAGAALPRHLLSGARAERLHGVGTLDVATDALRVGGDGPGVSVWRLA
- a CDS encoding ABC transporter permease subunit, encoding MTDTSTRPARTDSPAPPPGPPGRATGGSWWSRQEMTRGFWVKLVLVALVDALGVYGVLAAAALAQWGIVAFLAVALVVVNVVYFSKRMMPAKYLVPGLLFLLVYQVFVVLYTGWTAFTNYGDGHNSTQADAVEAILVQNETRLPDSPSYPLTVILSGDELGFAVVDTEGEAQVGTADEPLHRTDDATVEGGRVTAVEGWETLQFAQVLERQDEVFALRVPFSDDPNDGSVRTPDGSTGYVYVSTMEWDEAAGTITNTATGDVYTADQEVGSFVSEDGTELGTGWKVFVGLDNFTRVFSDSTLAGPFVGVLLWTFAFAILSVATTFGLGLFMAIVLNHPKVRGRKVYRSLLIVPYAFPAFLTALVWQGMLNRDFGFVNATLLGGASIPWLTDPWLAKIAVLVVNLWLGFPYMFLICTGALQSIPQEIYEAGKIDGAKPWRMFRSLTMPLLLVSTAPLLISSFAFNFNNFNVVYLLTEGGPDDLSAPVDVGATDILITFVYRLAFGGVNRQYGLACAVSILIFLIVASISAATFRKTRALEDLI
- a CDS encoding sugar ABC transporter permease, which gives rise to MAATTLPPTSTDATVPVQRDTTPKGLRWWRELGWRHVVTVAVLAFAFVPILYVVSSSLNPTGSLTGSNRLFSSISFDNYVELLTDPVHPYARWFVNTIVIATTTSVGTVLLGAAAAYAFSRFRFAGRRGGLLSLLLVQMFPQVLAYVAIFLLLVTLRDVFPAIGLGSQLGLILVYLGGALGVNTYLMYGFFNTVPKELDEAAKIDGASHAQIFFGIILRLVAPILAVVGLLSFVGVFSDFLIASIVLVDPDAQTLPVGLYQYVSQRFSEYWGVFAAGAVLAAIPVVLLFQFLQRYIVSGLTTGAVKG
- a CDS encoding aminoglycoside N(3)-acetyltransferase codes for the protein MTLVLQADLERDLRGLGVAAGGVLLVHASLSRLGTVVGGEQAVVRALLDVLGPDGTLVMPAQSWQLCDPAYLADPSVPPSRYDDVRAALPAYDPAWTPTRTMGLVAEALRTLPGTVRSAHPHRSFVAHGPRAAEVLARHDLDDPVGEGSPLAALHALDAHVLLLGVGYDRCTALHLAEARSGLALPTVRNGAPLLVDGAREWVWFDEPVVDDADFEAVGAVVSASGHETAGTVADAAARLVPLRALVDLAADWFRRTRGAVRP
- a CDS encoding sugar ABC transporter substrate-binding protein, producing MRRSIPVVAATLGLALTLAACSGSSGETSDDASASAPAESAGTLTVWVDDTRSGPVKEVATKFEEEKGVTVKLVQKDFGEIRDDFISQAPTGQGPDVVVGAHDWLGKLVQNGVVAPIELGDKAADFLPVSTQAMSYEGTLYGLPYSVENIALVKNKSLVPDATPATFDELVAQAKAVGTDYSVLVQQDEKTGDPYHLYPLQTSFGAPVFGTDGDGAYDATQLGLDSDGGRAFAAYVSKLGAEGVLNTSVSGDVAKEAFIAGKAPYMITGPWNVGDFVNAGIDVAIEKVPSAGGQPSQPFVGVQGFFISSKSENALLANEFVVNYLGTKDVQLAMYEAGGRAPALQSALDEIGSDPVVAGFAEVGKDGVPMPSIPAMDTVWSDWGATEVALVNQQGDPTTLWNQMSVAIATKIAAS